The following proteins come from a genomic window of Shewanella halifaxensis HAW-EB4:
- a CDS encoding pyridoxal-phosphate-dependent aminotransferase family protein, producing MLPAPFFEPFSPPRRILMGPGPSDVYPEVLAAQSKPTIGHLDPLFVEMMDELKALIQYAFQTTNEMTMAVSAPGSAGMETCFVNLVEPGEKVIVCRNGVFGERMRQNVERVGGVAVVVDNEWGEAVDPDQVASALAANPDAKFLAFVHAETSTGALSDAKALCALAKQHDCLSIVDAVTSLGGVELLVDEWGIDAIYSGSQKCLSCVPGLSPVSFSPAAVAKLKARKTPVQSWFLDQTLVMGYWDASSDGKRSYHHTAPVNALYALHESLRLLAAEGLELAWQRHADMHQVLRHGLERLGLKFVVAEECRLPQLNAVYIPDGIDDAKVRKQLLENYNLEIGAGLGALAGKAWRIGLMGFGARRENVALCLKALEEVLV from the coding sequence ATGTTACCTGCACCCTTTTTCGAGCCTTTTAGCCCACCTCGCCGAATCCTCATGGGACCCGGTCCTTCCGATGTGTATCCAGAGGTACTGGCTGCTCAATCTAAGCCAACCATAGGCCACTTAGACCCGCTATTTGTCGAGATGATGGATGAGCTAAAAGCACTTATCCAGTACGCTTTTCAGACCACAAATGAGATGACCATGGCGGTTTCTGCTCCGGGTAGCGCCGGCATGGAGACTTGCTTTGTGAACCTGGTTGAGCCCGGTGAAAAGGTGATCGTTTGCCGTAATGGTGTATTTGGTGAGCGTATGCGCCAGAACGTCGAGCGTGTCGGCGGAGTGGCTGTAGTGGTTGATAATGAGTGGGGCGAGGCGGTAGATCCCGATCAAGTTGCTAGTGCATTGGCGGCAAATCCTGATGCGAAGTTCTTGGCCTTTGTCCATGCAGAGACTTCAACGGGGGCATTATCAGATGCTAAAGCCTTATGTGCACTCGCAAAACAGCATGATTGCTTATCAATCGTCGATGCGGTTACCTCTTTAGGCGGCGTGGAGCTGCTTGTTGATGAGTGGGGCATCGATGCCATCTATTCAGGCTCTCAGAAGTGTTTATCTTGTGTGCCGGGCTTATCGCCGGTGTCATTTTCTCCGGCGGCAGTTGCCAAACTAAAGGCGCGCAAGACGCCGGTACAAAGCTGGTTTCTCGATCAAACCTTGGTGATGGGCTATTGGGATGCGTCTAGCGATGGCAAACGCAGCTACCACCATACCGCCCCGGTAAATGCACTGTATGCATTGCATGAATCGCTACGCTTGTTAGCGGCTGAAGGGTTAGAGCTTGCATGGCAACGTCATGCTGATATGCACCAAGTGTTACGTCATGGCTTAGAGCGTTTAGGGCTTAAGTTTGTGGTGGCTGAAGAGTGTCGTTTACCGCAGCTGAATGCGGTTTATATTCCAGATGGCATCGATGACGCTAAGGTAAGAAAACAGCTTTTAGAGAACTATAATCTAGAGATTGGTGCTGGCCTTGGTGCTTTAGCGGGTAAAGCTTGGCGCATTGGTCTGATGGGCTTCGGGGCAAGGCGTGAAAACGTAGCCTTGTGCCTTAAAGCCTTAGAAGAGGTACTCGTTTAA
- the ilvC gene encoding ketol-acid reductoisomerase, whose amino-acid sequence MANYFNSLNLRQQLQQLAQCRFMDRSEFSEGCNFIKGWNIVILGCGAQGLNQGLNMRDSGLNISFALREQAITDKRDSYQKATGNGFRVGTIEELIPDADLVLNLTPDKQHTNAVNTVMPLMKQGATLSYSHGFNIVEEGMQVRPDITVIMVAPKCPGTEVREEYKRGFGVPTLIAVHPENDHKGEGFDIAKAYASATGGDRAGVLHSSFIAEVKSDLMGEQTILCGMLQTGAILGYEKMVADGIEPGYAAKLIQQGWETTTEALKHGGITHMMDRLSNPAKIKAFDMAEELKVILKPLFEKHMDDIIGGEFSKTMMADWANDDANLLKWRSETNDTGFENAPTCDEYIDEQAYFDKGIFLVAMIKAGVELAFDTMVAAGIIEESAYYESLHETPLIANTIARKRLYEMNVVISDTAEYGCYLFNHAALPLLKDYVANMSAEYLGGGLQDTSNGVDNQRLIEVNAAIRYTAVEEIGAELRGYMTEMKRIVEES is encoded by the coding sequence ATGGCTAACTATTTTAACTCTCTGAATTTGCGTCAACAATTACAGCAGCTGGCACAATGCCGCTTTATGGATCGTAGTGAGTTTAGTGAAGGCTGTAACTTCATCAAGGGCTGGAATATCGTCATTCTTGGTTGTGGCGCTCAAGGCCTTAACCAAGGCTTGAATATGCGTGACTCGGGCCTAAATATCTCTTTTGCACTGCGTGAGCAGGCGATTACTGACAAGCGTGACTCTTACCAGAAAGCGACAGGCAACGGTTTCCGCGTAGGCACTATCGAAGAGCTTATTCCTGATGCAGATCTGGTTCTAAACTTGACGCCAGACAAGCAGCACACTAACGCTGTGAACACGGTAATGCCGTTGATGAAGCAAGGTGCAACCTTGTCTTATTCTCACGGTTTCAACATTGTTGAAGAGGGCATGCAAGTTCGCCCTGATATCACGGTAATCATGGTAGCACCTAAGTGCCCAGGTACTGAAGTTCGTGAAGAGTACAAGCGTGGCTTTGGTGTACCAACACTGATTGCGGTTCACCCAGAGAATGACCATAAGGGTGAAGGTTTCGATATCGCTAAGGCTTACGCAAGTGCAACCGGTGGCGATCGCGCTGGTGTACTACATTCATCTTTCATTGCGGAAGTGAAGTCTGATCTGATGGGTGAGCAAACCATCCTTTGTGGCATGCTGCAAACCGGTGCAATTTTAGGTTATGAGAAGATGGTTGCCGACGGTATTGAGCCTGGTTACGCGGCCAAGCTTATTCAGCAAGGCTGGGAAACCACCACTGAAGCACTGAAGCACGGCGGCATCACTCATATGATGGACCGACTATCAAACCCAGCCAAGATCAAGGCATTTGATATGGCTGAAGAGTTGAAAGTTATTCTTAAGCCGCTGTTTGAAAAGCATATGGACGACATCATCGGTGGCGAATTCTCTAAGACCATGATGGCTGACTGGGCAAACGATGATGCGAATCTACTGAAGTGGCGCAGCGAAACTAACGACACTGGCTTTGAGAATGCACCGACTTGCGATGAGTATATCGATGAGCAGGCTTATTTCGATAAAGGCATCTTCTTGGTGGCGATGATCAAAGCGGGTGTAGAGCTTGCTTTCGATACCATGGTTGCGGCTGGCATCATCGAAGAGTCGGCTTACTATGAATCACTACATGAGACGCCACTTATCGCGAACACCATTGCACGTAAGCGTTTATACGAAATGAACGTAGTGATTTCAGATACGGCAGAATACGGCTGTTACCTATTTAACCATGCAGCGCTACCGCTACTAAAAGACTATGTTGCTAATATGTCTGCCGAGTACCTAGGTGGTGGCTTGCAAGATACAAGTAATGGAGTCGATAACCAGCGTTTAATTGAAGTTAACGCGGCGATTCGTTACACCGCAGTTGAAGAAATTGGCGCCGAACTTCGCGGATATATGACTGAAATGAAGCGCATTGTAGAAGAAAGCTAA
- the ilvM gene encoding acetolactate synthase 2 small subunit has translation MNNYSLALNVQQRPEVLERVLRVARHRGFKVANLSMQLNSNNCTSIDMLVQSEREIGLLTNQINKLIDVIDCQVLVNNTAVALAQNKG, from the coding sequence ATGAATAATTACTCATTAGCGTTAAACGTGCAGCAAAGACCAGAAGTGTTAGAGCGCGTGCTACGCGTCGCTCGCCATCGCGGATTTAAGGTCGCCAATTTGAGCATGCAGCTCAATAGTAATAACTGTACCAGCATCGACATGCTGGTACAGAGTGAGCGCGAAATCGGCTTGCTAACCAATCAAATAAATAAGCTTATTGATGTGATTGATTGCCAAGTATTGGTAAATAACACCGCAGTAGCATTAGCACAAAATAAAGGGTGA
- the ilvA gene encoding threonine ammonia-lyase, biosynthetic: MLALASQSQLDLAHYYLQKILLSSVYDVAKVTPLSSLNKLSARLGCQVFLKREDLQPVHSFKLRGAYNKIAELTKDECECGVVCASAGNHAQGVAMSAVARGISAVIVMPETTPDIKVDAVRRLGGEVVLHGQAFDQANAYAQSLAKSEGRVYVAPFDDEAVIAGQGTVAQEMLQQQRDLEVVFVPVGGGGLIAGVAAYYKAVMPQVKIIGVEPEDSACLKAALEADERVILPQVGLFADGVAVKQIGAEPFRLAREYVDDVITVNSDEICSAVKDIFEDTRAIAEPSGALSLAGLKKYIGTNGKGEKVGAILSGANVNFHSLRYVSERCELGEQKEAILAVKVPERPGVFLRFCELLGKRAMTEFNYRFSSRDKAVVFAGIRLTQGQTELDEIVTNLESEGFDVQDLSQDETAKLHVRYMVGGHPPEPLEERLFSFEFPEHPGALFKFLTTLQSKWNISLFHYRNHGAAYGRVLAGFEVPESDALAFQQFLTELGFVYQEETDSPAYRLFLDNRSR; this comes from the coding sequence ATGTTGGCTTTAGCATCACAATCGCAACTGGATTTAGCCCATTATTATTTGCAGAAAATTTTGCTGTCATCGGTTTATGATGTGGCTAAAGTCACACCGCTGTCGAGCCTTAATAAGCTGTCGGCACGCTTGGGCTGTCAGGTCTTTTTAAAGCGTGAAGATCTGCAGCCAGTGCACTCTTTTAAGCTTCGCGGTGCTTACAATAAAATTGCCGAGTTAACCAAAGATGAGTGCGAGTGCGGTGTGGTTTGTGCCTCTGCCGGTAATCATGCTCAAGGCGTGGCGATGTCGGCAGTGGCCCGTGGTATTAGTGCGGTTATCGTGATGCCAGAAACCACCCCAGATATTAAGGTCGATGCGGTTAGGCGTTTAGGCGGTGAAGTGGTGCTCCATGGTCAAGCATTCGATCAAGCCAATGCTTATGCGCAGAGCCTAGCTAAGAGTGAGGGCCGAGTCTATGTCGCGCCTTTTGATGATGAAGCGGTCATTGCTGGCCAAGGCACCGTTGCGCAAGAGATGTTACAGCAGCAGCGCGATCTCGAAGTGGTGTTTGTGCCTGTTGGTGGTGGCGGCCTGATTGCAGGGGTTGCGGCTTACTATAAGGCCGTGATGCCACAGGTGAAGATTATTGGTGTAGAGCCTGAAGATTCTGCCTGTTTAAAAGCGGCACTTGAGGCCGATGAGCGGGTAATATTACCGCAAGTTGGCCTATTTGCCGATGGGGTGGCAGTTAAGCAGATTGGCGCCGAGCCCTTTAGATTGGCCCGTGAGTATGTCGATGATGTGATCACCGTGAATTCAGATGAGATCTGCTCTGCGGTCAAAGATATCTTTGAAGACACGCGCGCGATTGCCGAGCCGTCGGGAGCACTGTCACTGGCTGGGCTGAAAAAGTATATCGGCACCAATGGTAAGGGCGAGAAAGTCGGTGCGATTTTAAGTGGCGCTAACGTGAACTTTCATAGCCTACGTTATGTGTCGGAGCGCTGTGAACTCGGTGAGCAGAAAGAGGCTATTTTGGCGGTTAAAGTGCCGGAGCGCCCCGGTGTGTTTCTGCGTTTTTGTGAGCTGTTAGGTAAGCGAGCAATGACCGAGTTTAACTACCGCTTTAGCAGCCGTGACAAGGCCGTGGTGTTTGCGGGGATTAGGCTTACTCAAGGGCAAACTGAGCTAGATGAGATAGTCACTAACCTTGAGTCTGAAGGCTTTGATGTCCAGGACTTGTCTCAGGATGAAACCGCTAAATTGCATGTGCGCTATATGGTGGGAGGTCATCCACCAGAGCCGTTAGAGGAGCGTTTGTTTAGCTTTGAATTTCCTGAGCATCCGGGGGCGCTGTTTAAGTTTTTAACCACCTTGCAGAGCAAGTGGAATATCAGTCTGTTCCATTACCGTAATCATGGCGCGGCCTACGGCCGAGTGCTCGCGGGGTTCGAGGTGCCGGAAAGTGATGCTTTGGCTTTTCAGCAGTTCTTAACAGAGTTAGGTTTTGTTTATCAGGAAGAGACAGATAGTCCGGCTTATCGACTGTTTTTAGATAACCGCAGCCGATAG
- the ilvD gene encoding dihydroxy-acid dehydratase has protein sequence MPKLRSATSTEGRNMAGARALWRATGVKDNDFGKPIIAIANSFTQFVPGHVHLKDMGSLVAGAIEEAGGIAKEFNTIAVDDGIAMGHGGMLYSLPSRELIADSVEYMVNAHCADALVCISNCDKITPGMLMASLRLNIPVIFVSGGPMEAGKTKLSDQLIKLDLVDAMVAGADSRVSDADSEQIERSACPTCGSCSGMFTANSMNCLTEALGLSLPGNGSMLATHADRRELFLEAGRRIMDLATRYYQHDDESALPRNIANFKAFENAMTLDIAMGGSSNTVLHLLASAQEGEVDFTMDDIDRLSRLVPHLCKVAPSTPKYHMEDVHRAGGVMGILGELDRANLLHNDVYHVAGSNLADVLARFDIVQTDDAAVHKFFSAGPAGIPTTKAFSQDCRWDSVDNDRKEGCIRSREFAFSQEGGLAVLSGNVALDGCIVKTAGVEVENHTFIGSARVFESQDDAVAGILGGEVVAGDVVVIRYEGPKGGPGMQEMLYPTSYLKSRGLGTKCALITDGRFSGGTSGLSIGHVSPEAAAGGTIGLVQTGDRIEIDIPARSIKLAISDIELAARRTAMEALGKDAWKPLGRVRQVSMALKAYALLATSADKGAVRDTSKLV, from the coding sequence ATGCCAAAACTACGCTCAGCAACCAGTACCGAAGGCCGTAACATGGCGGGAGCCCGTGCATTATGGCGTGCAACAGGTGTTAAAGATAACGACTTCGGTAAGCCGATCATTGCTATCGCCAACTCTTTTACCCAGTTTGTGCCGGGTCATGTGCACTTAAAAGATATGGGCTCATTAGTGGCGGGAGCGATTGAGGAAGCAGGCGGTATTGCTAAAGAATTTAATACCATCGCCGTCGATGACGGTATTGCGATGGGGCACGGCGGCATGCTGTATAGCCTACCTTCGCGTGAGCTGATCGCCGATAGCGTGGAATATATGGTAAATGCCCACTGCGCCGATGCATTAGTGTGTATCTCCAACTGCGACAAGATCACCCCTGGCATGCTGATGGCATCTTTAAGACTGAATATCCCAGTGATATTTGTCTCTGGCGGACCGATGGAGGCCGGTAAAACTAAGCTGTCAGATCAGCTGATTAAGCTGGATCTGGTCGATGCCATGGTTGCTGGCGCCGACTCCCGCGTTTCAGATGCCGATAGCGAGCAGATTGAGCGCAGCGCTTGCCCAACTTGTGGGTCATGCTCGGGCATGTTTACCGCTAACTCTATGAACTGCTTAACCGAAGCGCTGGGTTTATCATTGCCGGGCAATGGTTCAATGTTGGCTACCCACGCCGATCGCCGCGAGTTATTCCTTGAGGCGGGTCGCCGCATTATGGATCTTGCTACTCGCTATTATCAACATGACGATGAATCCGCACTGCCGCGCAACATCGCTAACTTTAAGGCGTTTGAAAATGCCATGACACTCGATATTGCCATGGGCGGTTCGAGCAATACTGTGCTGCATCTACTGGCTTCTGCGCAAGAAGGCGAAGTTGACTTCACCATGGATGATATCGATCGTCTGTCTCGCCTAGTGCCTCACCTTTGCAAAGTGGCGCCATCAACCCCTAAATACCATATGGAAGATGTACACCGCGCGGGTGGGGTAATGGGGATTTTAGGTGAGTTAGACCGAGCTAACTTGCTCCATAACGATGTGTACCATGTCGCGGGTAGCAATCTTGCCGATGTATTAGCACGATTTGATATTGTGCAGACCGACGACGCCGCGGTGCATAAATTCTTCTCGGCAGGCCCCGCAGGCATCCCCACCACTAAAGCCTTCAGCCAAGATTGCCGCTGGGACAGTGTTGATAACGACCGCAAAGAGGGTTGTATCCGTAGCCGTGAGTTTGCCTTTAGCCAAGAGGGGGGGCTTGCGGTGTTATCGGGTAACGTTGCCCTAGATGGCTGTATTGTTAAGACCGCTGGCGTAGAAGTTGAAAACCATACCTTTATCGGCAGTGCTCGCGTTTTTGAGAGTCAAGATGATGCGGTGGCTGGGATCTTGGGTGGTGAAGTGGTTGCTGGCGATGTTGTGGTTATTCGTTACGAAGGCCCTAAAGGTGGCCCAGGTATGCAAGAGATGTTGTACCCAACCAGTTACCTTAAGTCGCGCGGTTTAGGCACAAAGTGCGCACTGATCACCGATGGTCGTTTCTCGGGAGGCACCTCGGGCTTGTCTATTGGTCATGTTTCACCAGAAGCAGCTGCTGGTGGCACTATCGGTCTAGTGCAAACGGGCGATCGAATTGAGATTGATATTCCAGCTCGTTCAATCAAACTTGCGATTAGCGATATTGAATTAGCGGCGCGCCGCACGGCGATGGAAGCACTTGGCAAAGATGCATGGAAACCACTTGGCCGTGTAAGACAAGTATCGATGGCGCTCAAAGCCTACGCGTTACTCGCAACCAGTGCCGATAAAGGCGCAGTGCGCGATACCAGTAAGTTGGTCTAA
- the ilvG gene encoding acetolactate synthase 2 catalytic subunit, which produces MEQGQMIRGADAVIKAIAAHGVTTVFGYPGGAIMPIYDALYGSPVEHLLSRHEQGAAFAAVGYARASGQTGVCFATSGPGATNLVTSLADALLDSVPVVAITGQVSTAVIGTDAFQEIDVLGMSLSCTKHSFMVTHVDELVPTLYKAFEIAASGRPGPVLVDIPKDVQIAMLEYKTPLQAVSVEPEHTAEQLNEANQLIEQAKRPMLYVGGGVGMASAVEQLADFIKVTGIPSVATLKGLGAINPNTPGYLGMLGMHGSKAANLAVQECDLLIVVGARFDDRVTGRLASFAENAKVIHLDIDAAELGKLRLPEVAIAGDLRQILPALTQNLGEQFAPWQAKVAQMKHEHQWRYDRPSELIYAPAMLNRLAHKLPQDSVVSCDVGQHQMWVAQHMFFNRPEDHLSSAGLGTMGFGLPAAIGAKVARPDAMVVAVSGDGSFMMNVQELTTIKRRRLPVKILLIDNQKLGMVKQWQQLFFEERYSETDLSDNPDFVKMASAFDIPGRTISKTSEVEAGLDELLNSEGPFLLHVSIDDVHNVWPLVPPGASNQEMMEEMDKQT; this is translated from the coding sequence ATGGAGCAAGGACAAATGATAAGAGGCGCAGATGCAGTCATCAAGGCGATTGCCGCACACGGTGTAACAACGGTGTTTGGTTATCCCGGTGGGGCGATTATGCCCATCTATGATGCGCTCTATGGTAGCCCTGTCGAGCACCTGCTAAGCCGTCATGAGCAAGGCGCGGCATTTGCCGCTGTCGGCTACGCCAGAGCCAGCGGCCAAACCGGGGTTTGCTTTGCCACTTCAGGCCCTGGTGCCACAAATCTCGTGACATCACTTGCCGACGCTCTGCTAGATTCGGTGCCAGTCGTTGCCATCACGGGTCAAGTTTCTACCGCGGTTATTGGCACCGATGCCTTTCAAGAAATTGATGTCTTAGGTATGTCACTGTCATGCACTAAACATAGCTTTATGGTGACCCATGTCGATGAGCTTGTTCCTACTCTGTACAAAGCGTTTGAGATCGCCGCCTCTGGTCGCCCTGGTCCTGTGTTAGTCGATATCCCTAAAGATGTGCAGATCGCCATGCTTGAATACAAGACGCCACTGCAAGCGGTTAGCGTTGAACCTGAGCACACTGCCGAGCAGCTTAATGAGGCAAATCAGCTTATTGAGCAAGCTAAGCGACCAATGCTTTATGTGGGTGGGGGGGTAGGCATGGCAAGCGCTGTCGAGCAACTCGCTGATTTCATCAAGGTCACCGGGATTCCATCGGTTGCCACCCTAAAGGGCTTAGGCGCTATCAATCCAAATACTCCCGGCTACTTGGGTATGCTCGGTATGCACGGATCTAAAGCGGCCAATTTAGCGGTACAAGAGTGTGACTTGTTGATTGTGGTGGGGGCTCGTTTTGACGATAGGGTGACCGGACGCTTAGCCAGCTTTGCTGAAAATGCCAAGGTGATCCATCTGGATATCGACGCTGCCGAGCTAGGTAAGTTACGTCTTCCTGAAGTGGCTATTGCTGGCGATTTGCGCCAAATTCTTCCTGCACTAACTCAAAACCTAGGTGAGCAATTTGCCCCATGGCAAGCCAAGGTGGCCCAGATGAAGCATGAGCATCAATGGCGTTATGACCGTCCGAGTGAGCTTATCTACGCACCTGCAATGCTCAATCGTCTTGCGCATAAGTTGCCACAAGACAGCGTGGTGTCCTGTGATGTCGGTCAGCATCAGATGTGGGTAGCGCAGCACATGTTCTTTAATCGCCCAGAAGATCACCTGTCGAGTGCCGGGCTTGGCACTATGGGCTTTGGCTTGCCTGCGGCCATTGGCGCTAAAGTGGCGCGTCCCGATGCTATGGTAGTCGCAGTCTCGGGGGATGGCTCTTTTATGATGAATGTTCAGGAGCTGACCACCATCAAGCGTAGGCGCCTACCCGTTAAAATCTTGCTTATCGATAACCAAAAGCTAGGCATGGTTAAGCAGTGGCAGCAGCTGTTTTTTGAAGAGCGCTACAGCGAAACCGACCTGTCTGACAACCCTGATTTCGTTAAGATGGCATCGGCATTCGATATCCCAGGACGCACTATCTCTAAGACGAGTGAAGTCGAAGCCGGACTCGATGAACTCCTCAATAGTGAAGGTCCCTTTTTACTGCATGTGTCGATAGATGATGTCCATAACGTCTGGCCATTAGTGCCGCCAGGGGCTTCAAACCAAGAGATGATGGAAGAGATGGATAAGCAAACTTAA
- a CDS encoding branched-chain amino acid transaminase, whose amino-acid sequence MAAKTAELIWFNGEMMPWGDAKVHVMSHALHYGTSVFEGIRVYDTHRGPAGFRLTEHIQRLFDSAKIYRMPIPYSFDNVMQACRDATLGNGLKSAYIRPLAFYGDVGMGITPPKDAQCDLLVAAFPWGAYLGEDSMDAGVDVAVTSWNRLAPNTIPTGAKAGGNYLSSLQISTEAKRNGFDEGIALDTNGLVSEAAGANIFVIKKNKIYTPPATAAILMGLTRDSIITLARDKGYQVVEEPMSREFLYLADEIFMTGTAAEIVPVRSVDRIEIGSGKRGEITKEIQQSFFGLFSGETEDKWGWLEALEG is encoded by the coding sequence ATGGCCGCGAAAACAGCAGAGTTAATTTGGTTCAATGGTGAAATGATGCCTTGGGGTGATGCTAAGGTTCATGTCATGTCTCACGCGCTGCACTATGGTACTTCCGTTTTTGAAGGCATACGTGTTTACGATACTCATCGCGGTCCGGCGGGGTTTCGTTTAACTGAGCATATTCAGCGCCTATTTGATTCTGCCAAGATTTACCGTATGCCTATCCCATATAGCTTCGATAATGTTATGCAGGCGTGTCGAGACGCCACATTAGGCAATGGTTTAAAGAGCGCTTATATCCGCCCCTTAGCCTTTTATGGTGATGTTGGTATGGGGATCACCCCCCCTAAAGATGCTCAGTGCGACTTGTTAGTCGCAGCATTTCCGTGGGGAGCCTATTTAGGGGAAGACAGCATGGATGCCGGGGTCGATGTCGCGGTAACCTCCTGGAATCGCTTAGCGCCAAACACGATTCCAACGGGAGCCAAAGCGGGCGGGAATTACCTCTCTTCGCTACAGATCTCTACCGAAGCTAAACGTAACGGTTTCGATGAAGGGATTGCACTCGATACTAACGGTTTAGTCAGCGAAGCCGCTGGTGCCAATATTTTTGTCATTAAAAAGAACAAGATCTACACACCTCCAGCCACAGCCGCTATTCTGATGGGGCTGACTCGAGACAGCATTATTACTCTTGCACGAGATAAAGGTTATCAAGTGGTTGAAGAGCCGATGTCACGCGAGTTTCTCTACCTTGCCGATGAGATCTTTATGACCGGCACCGCGGCCGAAATTGTGCCGGTACGTAGCGTCGATCGCATCGAGATAGGCAGCGGCAAGCGCGGTGAGATCACCAAAGAAATTCAGCAGAGCTTTTTCGGCCTGTTCAGCGGTGAAACCGAAGACAAGTGGGGTTGGTTGGAGGCTTTGGAAGGCTAA
- the ilvY gene encoding HTH-type transcriptional activator IlvY, with translation MDIRTIKLYLHLADSLHFARTAQAMHVSPSTLSRAMQRLEEEVGAQLFQRDNRSVTLTSAGIEYRHFAELTLDQWGKLKTKIDPKQDILRGKLNLYCSVTAAYSHLPGLLDRFRREHPQVEIALTTGDAANAVNEVRNQRADIAIAALPDPFPDNLHFAKIDDVPLSIIAPTFRCQVQKLLTESYIPWDRLPFIVPEHGPGRKRIDNWFKALGLIPNIYAQVSGQEAIASMVALGCGVSITPEVVINNSPVRDRIQLLASPIDIPPFELGCCCKSKRLQEPVIEAFLQAI, from the coding sequence TTGGATATTCGAACCATAAAACTTTACCTGCATTTGGCAGACAGTTTGCACTTTGCTAGAACTGCGCAGGCGATGCATGTCAGCCCGTCGACCTTGAGCCGTGCGATGCAAAGGCTAGAAGAGGAGGTCGGTGCGCAGCTGTTTCAACGTGATAATCGCAGTGTGACCTTAACCAGTGCCGGTATCGAGTATCGCCACTTTGCCGAGTTAACCTTAGATCAGTGGGGAAAGCTTAAAACTAAGATCGATCCCAAGCAGGACATACTCAGGGGCAAACTCAACCTGTATTGCTCGGTAACAGCCGCCTACAGTCATCTACCCGGATTACTGGATCGCTTTAGACGTGAACACCCACAAGTTGAGATAGCCCTCACCACAGGTGACGCCGCTAACGCCGTCAATGAGGTACGTAACCAGCGCGCCGATATCGCCATCGCCGCCCTGCCCGATCCGTTTCCCGATAACCTGCATTTCGCCAAAATCGATGACGTGCCGCTGTCGATCATCGCGCCGACCTTTAGATGCCAAGTACAAAAGTTATTAACCGAATCGTATATCCCTTGGGATAGACTGCCCTTTATCGTACCGGAGCATGGCCCCGGGCGAAAACGTATCGATAACTGGTTTAAGGCATTAGGCTTAATTCCCAATATTTATGCCCAAGTGTCGGGACAAGAAGCGATCGCTTCTATGGTGGCACTCGGCTGTGGCGTCAGCATTACCCCAGAGGTGGTGATCAACAACAGTCCGGTGCGAGACCGTATTCAACTGCTGGCCTCACCTATCGACATCCCACCTTTTGAACTCGGCTGTTGCTGTAAAAGTAAACGCTTACAAGAGCCTGTTATCGAAGCTTTTCTACAGGCGATTTAG
- a CDS encoding GGDEF domain-containing protein — protein MNAIALALVSLGLLGLLLALYPAFQIFHQSKYQRSGWIGLFIMIQLFIFGYLGFIWMLLDRNAGMLEIVVATILLGGGGFVLTITMMSRSTITQMLTVLEQKEFQAHHDALTNLPNRIYFYETLELWIVQPQPMCCMMIDINNFKIINDTYGHAIGDYVLKEVAKRLLSVSPQEGLVARIGGDEFILLLPNTELEQALKAAQAIQTRFRQKIACEPVPLSVGLSIGIALFPAHGDNRKALLRHADIAMYQAKHRDDHIQVFRDEI, from the coding sequence ATGAATGCCATTGCTCTCGCTCTTGTTTCATTGGGTCTTTTAGGGCTCTTGCTCGCGCTCTACCCCGCTTTTCAGATCTTTCATCAATCCAAGTATCAACGCAGCGGCTGGATCGGTCTATTTATCATGATCCAGCTATTTATTTTTGGCTACCTTGGTTTCATCTGGATGTTGTTAGATCGCAATGCTGGCATGCTGGAAATCGTGGTTGCGACCATATTGTTGGGCGGTGGCGGCTTTGTCTTAACCATCACCATGATGAGCAGAAGCACTATCACACAGATGCTAACCGTCTTAGAGCAGAAGGAGTTTCAGGCACACCACGACGCTCTCACGAATTTACCTAACCGCATCTATTTCTACGAAACACTAGAGCTTTGGATCGTGCAGCCACAGCCTATGTGCTGCATGATGATAGATATTAATAACTTTAAAATTATCAATGATACCTATGGTCACGCCATAGGCGATTATGTTCTCAAAGAGGTGGCTAAACGCCTTCTCAGCGTCTCGCCCCAAGAGGGGCTTGTGGCCAGGATTGGCGGTGATGAATTTATATTACTACTGCCCAATACCGAGCTTGAACAAGCCCTTAAGGCTGCCCAAGCTATCCAGACCCGTTTTAGACAAAAAATAGCCTGCGAACCCGTCCCCTTAAGCGTGGGACTCAGTATTGGGATAGCACTCTTTCCCGCCCATGGTGATAATCGAAAAGCACTATTAAGACACGCCGATATCGCCATGTATCAAGCCAAGCATCGAGACGACCATATTCAAGTTTTTCGCGATGAAATCTAG